In Dyadobacter sp. NIV53, a single window of DNA contains:
- a CDS encoding kelch repeat-containing protein, with the protein MSKNRFTNHPLLSLFSGTQKLIVLIIFNVLFPLTARSLSCYPISPLSCDQIQVSLPYNLLFNDPVANTITDQNNLGTGFTMVQNYSGTRLAQDITAPNSAIPAYLPEALKVTDGKLNLKSNKGIGYLTSNNQINALGVMVDSRDKMIIKTEIINPFYGSKGQQAGIWFGISDKTYIKLVVTNNKIELRRELNDVSDKTIGSANVDQRTTATINRLHTYSVGLKLIIDPAKNAGSGFYSTDGGQTYINVGINYPLSSVSLSGMGITASKAYTGLLASHRDADTPVTYSFNNFSVSKILQFDSSAYNFNINDNSLTGSLAGRVRASAIDGGAITYRIQSGNTNGAFSIDENSGQILVNKRLNHHTQSEYMLNVVAATELAVDEASVLMRITVATDPIQDFTTINWTKAAFQPFKVSEAQGETVNGKWYNFGGFDSQKSSFTPTKRSYGYDPVADTWTRIADLPHTPNGTNLGGISHAGTATDGTDIYFSGGYTSNATGTGQIFGTQQVWKYHVASNTYIKLPDLPIKLAAGQLEFVNGRLHHIGGTNLQRTQDMASHYVLDLDDITAGWKAMAPLPNPRQHAGSTVFKGKIYYIGGQYGHDEHLVTQKDVHVYDPKTNLWTKLADLPAPGNYGLGHISSSVVVMGNQIIVLGGEAVHLKLRVALVSAYNPATNIWTSLTPMPVTRYSGVAAVLNGSLYYTGGSNGSTTFKGIAVNNNAVSRKSADLKDDYINLKTKAGIKKITISPNPSYSNTVYLKLENFDKNEKVNISIVNLLGHVVHTTSCITNEEGYADAAVSKQIALAKNTYIIRADAISGSCSGKLIVQ; encoded by the coding sequence ATGTCGAAAAACAGATTTACCAACCATCCGCTTCTATCGCTATTTTCAGGAACTCAAAAACTAATTGTACTGATAATATTCAATGTATTATTTCCACTGACAGCCAGGTCGCTAAGCTGTTATCCTATAAGTCCGCTTTCCTGCGATCAGATCCAGGTCAGCTTACCTTATAATCTTCTTTTTAATGATCCTGTAGCCAATACGATTACAGACCAGAATAATCTGGGCACTGGTTTTACGATGGTTCAGAATTATTCAGGCACCAGGCTTGCACAGGATATTACAGCTCCTAATTCGGCTATTCCGGCCTACCTTCCGGAGGCGTTAAAGGTTACAGATGGCAAGCTAAATTTAAAGTCGAATAAAGGAATTGGCTATCTGACAAGCAATAACCAGATTAATGCTTTGGGAGTGATGGTTGATTCACGCGATAAAATGATAATTAAAACTGAAATTATTAATCCATTTTATGGTTCAAAAGGACAGCAGGCAGGAATTTGGTTTGGTATAAGTGATAAAACATACATTAAACTGGTGGTCACGAATAATAAAATTGAACTCCGGCGTGAGTTAAACGATGTTTCCGACAAAACAATCGGTTCTGCAAATGTTGACCAGCGTACCACGGCAACAATCAACAGATTGCATACTTATTCAGTAGGGCTTAAACTGATTATTGATCCGGCAAAAAACGCAGGCTCCGGCTTTTACTCAACTGACGGCGGCCAAACTTACATCAATGTTGGGATCAATTACCCCCTTTCATCAGTCAGTTTAAGCGGAATGGGAATTACAGCCAGCAAAGCATATACAGGATTATTAGCATCTCATCGGGACGCTGACACACCCGTCACATATAGCTTTAATAATTTTTCAGTCAGCAAAATATTACAATTTGATTCTTCCGCCTATAATTTTAATATCAATGACAATTCATTGACAGGTTCGCTGGCAGGCAGAGTCAGAGCTTCCGCAATTGATGGAGGTGCAATTACTTACCGGATACAATCAGGAAATACCAACGGCGCATTTTCCATTGATGAAAATAGCGGCCAAATTCTGGTAAACAAGCGGTTAAACCATCACACGCAGTCAGAATATATGCTTAATGTTGTTGCAGCAACCGAATTGGCTGTGGATGAAGCTTCGGTACTCATGCGGATTACAGTCGCTACTGACCCTATCCAGGATTTTACTACGATAAACTGGACGAAGGCAGCTTTTCAACCTTTTAAAGTAAGTGAAGCACAAGGTGAAACAGTCAATGGAAAATGGTATAACTTCGGTGGCTTCGATAGTCAGAAAAGCTCATTCACTCCTACTAAAAGATCCTACGGTTACGATCCTGTTGCCGATACCTGGACCCGCATTGCCGATTTACCCCATACACCTAATGGTACCAATTTAGGTGGCATTTCACATGCCGGAACAGCTACGGATGGAACCGATATATATTTTTCCGGCGGATATACTTCCAATGCAACCGGAACCGGACAGATATTCGGAACTCAACAGGTGTGGAAATATCATGTGGCTTCCAACACTTATATCAAATTGCCTGACCTCCCCATAAAACTTGCAGCCGGACAACTGGAATTTGTCAACGGCAGATTACATCATATTGGAGGTACAAATTTGCAAAGAACACAGGACATGGCGAGCCATTATGTACTGGATCTCGACGATATCACAGCCGGTTGGAAGGCTATGGCACCTCTTCCTAATCCAAGGCAACACGCCGGCTCAACAGTGTTCAAGGGAAAAATATATTACATAGGCGGGCAATATGGGCATGATGAACACCTCGTTACGCAGAAAGATGTGCATGTTTATGATCCAAAGACCAATTTATGGACTAAACTGGCGGACTTGCCTGCACCAGGCAATTATGGACTGGGACACATTTCGTCAAGTGTGGTTGTAATGGGAAACCAAATAATAGTTTTGGGAGGCGAGGCAGTTCATCTCAAACTGCGTGTTGCATTGGTATCAGCTTATAATCCGGCTACCAATATCTGGACAAGTCTTACACCAATGCCAGTAACACGTTATTCAGGAGTTGCAGCTGTCTTGAACGGAAGCCTATACTATACGGGCGGCTCAAATGGCAGTACTACATTTAAGGGTATAGCGGTGAACAATAATGCCGTAAGCCGTAAAAGTGCTGATTTGAAAGATGATTATATAAATTTGAAAACGAAAGCAGGAATAAAAAAAATCACAATTTCTCCAAATCCATCATATAGCAATACGGTTTATCTGAAATTGGAAAACTTTGATAAAAATGAAAAGGTAAATATTTCTATTGTAAATCTGCTAGGTCACGTCGTACACACAACGAGCTGCATAACCAATGAAGAAGGATATGCTGATGCCGCCGTTAGTAAACAGATTGCTCTTGCAAAAAACACGTATATTATCAGAGCTGATGCAATTTCTGGTTCCTGCTCCGGTAAGTTAATAGTACAATGA